From a single Diachasmimorpha longicaudata isolate KC_UGA_2023 chromosome 13, iyDiaLong2, whole genome shotgun sequence genomic region:
- the LOC135168820 gene encoding leucine-rich repeat-containing protein 24-like yields the protein MRYTMRLKCWWLIIVLLVATMTTQTIACPPMCSCKWKGGKQAVECANRNLTRLPQGAPEETQVLDLSSNHLVKLQAESFRNLGLVNLQKLYLSKSNISQISPQAFVGLVGLVDLDLSLNSIIDVPSETFSSCPSLMRLILSGNPIRRLSRDAFKPLTQLTTLELSKCQLTSIEEGAFSGLQSLEWLRLNDNRLTYVPDMTLPLSGNLHGLFLHNNPWLCNCRLRPMQDWLKQSAPAAPQESDPVCDAPPRLHQRPIKTVKLDDLACLPVIQTDQVVEVDEGANVTLHCNVYAIPAATISWWINGQKCETQKDNDSSISAYVRYICKQQGHINLTNILHIYGADKNDEGTFTCIAENTAGSVEANLSLHVRFLERSTVEPPFENSNTSYVAAVAAGALVGTLLAFGCVIGGIILCAKRRRDQKRIAKTLSSQSKVTSPIVKDTETLPHKTVTDTLTFDNQQQVMYTERELARTASLDRRETVEAYRNPVPKYLTEPDLINEVYPTTNPTNPSDNYTLYQHQITQPRHVLDYADTRYSLQPTMDPRPSLSQIPYLDQDGYPLNFGLPKISLNAVSCTLPRLRHRMPEGSAAAPTARYTREAEFLARSTPHETAVLSRADTRYTADGYPYPMAYQPITSPVRQPLQIPPYVSPEIVLPEVSDVPFIPSPPAAYKGEPTPLSPRSLMSKTAHEAAAAVAARADDARPPDHPESPDEGYVGDAMDV from the exons ATGAGATACACAATGAGACTAAAATGTTGGTGGTTGATAATCGTGCTCCTCGTAGCAACTATGACGACTCAAACAATTGCATGTCCCCCTATGTGTTCATGCAAATGGAAAGGTGGAAAGCAGGCAGTTGAATGTGCAAATCGTAATTTAACTCGTCTACCCCAGGGAGCACCGGAGGAAACACAGGTGTTGGATCTGTCAAGTAATCATCTTGTAAAACTCCAAGCGGAGAGTTTTCGTAATCTTGGACTCGTGAATCTCCAAAAATTATACTTGTCAAAATCAAACATAAGCCAAATATCACCGCAAGCGTTTGTGGGTCTCGTTGGTCTTGTTGATCTGGATTTGAGTCTAAACAGCATCATCGACGTACCATCGGAGACATTTTCATCGTGCCCAAGCCTCATGAGGTTGATCCTGAGTGGCAATCCAATTCGGAGATTATCACGCGATGCCTTCAAACCACTGACACAACTGACAACATTGGAGTTGAGTAAATGCCAGCTGACGAGCATTGAGGAGGGTGCCTTCAGTGGTCTTCAGTCGTTGGAGTGGTTGAGACTCAACGACAACAGGCTCACCTACGTACCCGACATGACACTCCCTCTGAGCGGCAATCTCCACGGTCTATTCCTTCACAATAATCCCTGGTTATGCAACTGTCGTTTACGGCCTATGCAGGATTGGCTGAAGCAGTCAGCCCCAGCAGCGCCCCAGGAGTCCGATCCGGTTTGCGATGCACCGCCGAGACTTCATCAGCGACCAATTAAAACAGTCAAACTCGATGATCTTGCTTGTCTACCAGTGATCCAGACTGACCAAGTTGTTGAAGTTGATGAAGGGGCAAATGTCACTCTCCATTGCAATGTCTACGCCATACCGGCAGCCACAATCTCGTGGTGGATCAATGGACAAAAGTGCGAGACACAGAAGGACAACGACTCCTCCATCTCGGCCTATGTCAG gTACATCTGTAAACAACAGGGTCACATAAACTTGACAAATATTCTCCACATATACGGCGCCGACAAGAATGATGAGGGTACATTCACTTGCATCGCTGAGAACACAGCAGGATCAGTCGAGGCAAATTTGTCACTCCACGTGAGATTCCTGGAGCGCAGTACAGTTGAGCCGCCGTTCGAAAATTCCAACACAAGTTATGTGGCTGCTGTTGCAGCAGGTGCCCTAGTAGGTACCCTCTTAGCATTTGGTTGTGTGATTGGTGGTATAATATTATGTGCAAAAAGACGGAGGGACCAAAAACGTATTGCCAAGACTCTGTCATCCCAGAGTAAAGTGACATCGCCAATTGTCAAGGACACGGAAACACTGCCTCACAAAACTGTAACCGACACACTGACCTTTGATAATCAGCAGCAGGTGATGTACACAGAGCGTGAACTAGCGCGGACAGCATCATTGGACAGACGAGAAACGGTCGAGGCATACAGAAACCCTGTGCCGAAGTACCTGACCGAGCCGGATCTGATAAACGAAGTCTATCCCACGACCAATCCAACAAATCCCAGCGACAATTACACCCTTTACCAGCATCAAATAACTCAGCCACGTCATGTACTGGACTACGCGGACACACGCTACTCACTGCAGCCAACAATGGATCCTCGTCCTAGTCTCTCCCAAATACCGTACCTCGATCAGGACGGCTATCCATTGAATTTCGGCCTGCCGAAGATCTCGCTGAATGCGGTCAGCTGTACACTACCCCGGCTACGGCACAGAATGCCAGAGGGTTCAGCAGCAGCGCCAACAGCTCGCTACACACGTGAAGCTGAATTTTTAGCGCGATCAACACCCCACGAGACAGCTGTACTGTCTCGAGCCGATACCCGTTACACAGCTGACGGTTATCCGTATCCAATGGCTTATCAGCCAATCACGTCACCAGTTAGACAACCCCTACAGATACCACCGTATGTATCACCGGAGATTGTTCTGCCGGAAGTCAGCGATGTGCCATTCATACCATCACCCCCAGCGGCATACAAGGGTGAACCAACGCCCCTATCACCAAGATCATTGATGAGTAAAACAGCCCATGAAGCGGCAGCTGCTGTTGCCGCTAGGGCTGATGATGCACGACCACCGGATCATCCTGAAAGCCCTGACGAGGGTTACGTTGGCGATGCTATGGATGTCTGA